The region TCCGCACCCTGGAGGACGTCTACCGCTTCGAACCCGTTCCGCCCGAGCTCACCGAGACGGAGGCACGGCATGTGCTGGGCACTCAGGCGAACGTGTGGACCGAGGTGATGGACGACCCCGCGCGCGTGGACTACCAGACCTTTCCCCGGCTCGCGGCCTTCGCCGAGGTCGCCTGGAGCGCCCTGCCCGCCCCCGCCGAGCGGGACTTCGCCGACTTCGAAGGGCGGATGGCCGCCCACTACGGGCGACTTGACGCCCTGGGAGTGGCCTATCGCCCGCCCGGGGGCCCTCTTCCGTGGCAGCGGCGCCCGGGTGTGCTCGGACGTCCGATCGAGGGGGCGCCCCCAAACGTGTGAGGTGACTCCCGACCGGCGTGTCCCGGCCCTCTCGCCCCGACACAGTGGCCCCACAAGGCAAAAGGCACCCAAGGGCCACCGAAGAGTGGCAATCCGTACCGACCGGCGATGCCGTAGGAAAACGGACCATCTCCCTGGTGAGGGGGCGAATGCCTCCTAGCGGACCCCCGCGTCGAGGGCCGGGGAAGATGTGCCAGAGTTGCCACGTCCGCCCTGTCAGCACGTACCGTACGCGCAACACAGGTGGGACCAGGTGGGGCAGCGGGAAGGGGCAGCCGGTTTGACCACGCACGCACCGCAGGCGGCGCAGGCCGTGACGCTGCCCGCCTCGCTGGACGAGGCAGTGGCGGCGCTGGCCGCCATGCCCGCCGCCGTCCCCGTGGCCGGCGGCACCGACCTCATGGCCGCCGTCAACTCCGGACAGCTGCGGCCCGCCGCGCTCGTCGGCCTCGGCCGGATCAGCGAGATCCGCGGCTGGCAGTACCAGGACGGCCACGCGCTGCTCGGCGCCGGCCTCACCCACGCCCGTATGGGGCGCCCCGACTTCGCGGCCCTCATCCCGGCGCTCGCCGCCGCCGCGCGCGCCGCGGGACCGCCGCAGATCCGCAACGCGGGCACCCTGGGCGGCAACATCGCCTCGGCGGCTCCCACGGGGGACGCGCTGCCGGTGCTGGCCGCCCTGGAAGCCACGCTGATCATCGCGGGCCAGGGCGGAGCCCGCCGTGAGATCCCGGTGTCGCACCTGCTCGCCGGCATGGAGATGCTCCGCGGCGGCGAACTCATCGGCTACGTGCGTGTGCCGCTGCTGCACGCGCCGCAGGTCTTCCTGAAGGCGACCGGACGCACCGGACCCGGGCGCGCCATCGCGTCCGTGGCGCTCGTCCTGGACCCGGCGCGGCGCGGCGTGCGGTGCGCCGTGGGCGCCATAGCGCCGATGCCGCTGCGGCCCCTGGACGCGGAGGCGTGGGTCGCCCAGCTGATCGACTGGGACAACAGCCGGTCGATCGTGCCGGAGGCGC is a window of Streptomyces mirabilis DNA encoding:
- a CDS encoding FAD binding domain-containing protein — translated: MTTHAPQAAQAVTLPASLDEAVAALAAMPAAVPVAGGTDLMAAVNSGQLRPAALVGLGRISEIRGWQYQDGHALLGAGLTHARMGRPDFAALIPALAAAARAAGPPQIRNAGTLGGNIASAAPTGDALPVLAALEATLIIAGQGGARREIPVSHLLAGMEMLRGGELIGYVRVPLLHAPQVFLKATGRTGPGRAIASVALVLDPARRGVRCAVGAIAPMPLRPLDAEAWVAQLIDWDNSRSIVPEALNAFGEYVAAACIPDPVPAEDGSVQQLPPAVLHLRRTVAALARRALGRALS